One Drosophila subobscura isolate 14011-0131.10 chromosome dot, UCBerk_Dsub_1.0, whole genome shotgun sequence DNA segment encodes these proteins:
- the LOC117902991 gene encoding synaptotagmin-7, translating to MASIILIACLAILGLIIAIALFLAGGYLWWRHKRSQLQFIEPNEDEDSSSYSLRAAPDIDSGNPPSKPPVPVAQAITTPLQNNINRKLNGFLSLRTPLIGGSAPTQTKAQNASTGGNTNDGTSKDSANKSISMTDMYLDSTDSSENVGQIHFSLEYDFQNTTLILKVLQGKELPAKDLSGTSDPYVRVTLLPDKKHRLETKIKRRTLNPRWNETFYFEGFPIQKLQSRVLHLHVFDYDRFSRDDSIGEVFLPLCQVDFAGKQSFWKALKPPAKDKCGELLSSLCYHPSNSILTLTLIKARNLKAKDINGKSDPYVKVWLQFGDKRVEKRKTPIFTCTLNPVFNESFSFNVPWEKIRECSLDVMVMDFDNIGRNELIGRILLAGKNGSGASETKHWQDMISKPRQTVVQWHRLKPE from the exons ATGGCGAGCATAATATTAATAGCATGCCTTGCTATATTGGGACTAATCATTGCAATAGCTTTGTTTCTGGCGGGTGGGTATTTGTGGTGGAGGCACAAAAGATCGCAGTTGCAGTTTATTGAGCCCAACGAAGACGAAGATTCTAGTAGTTACAGTCTAAG AGCGGCTCCGGACATTGATTCCGGAAATCCGCCTAGTAAACCACCAGTGCCGGTTGCGCAAGCGATTACAACTCCTCTTCAAAATAACATCAATCGGAAATTGAATGGATTCTTAAGCCTTAGGACTCCTCTAATTGG tgGCTCGGCACCTACGCAAACCAAAGCACAAAATGCTTCTACCGGGGGAAATACAAATGATGGTACCTCAAAAGATTCGGCG AATAAAAGTATTTCCATGACAGACATGTACCTGGACAGCACGGATTCCAGTGAAAATGTCGGGCAAATACATTTCTCTTTGGAATATGATTTTCAAAATACAACATTAATTTTAAAAGTTCTTCAAGGAAAAGAACTACCAGCTAAAGATTTAAGTGGGACTTCGGACCCTTATGTTCGTGTAACCTTGCTACCAGACAAGAAACACCGATtggaaacgaaaataaaacgtAGAACATTAAATCCGCGATGGAAcgaaacattttattttgagGGATTTCCGATACAAAAACTTCAGTCACGT GTATTACACTTACATGTTTTTGATTACGACCGGTTCTCACGGGATGACTCCATAGGAGAAGTATTTCTTCCTTTATGTCAG GTTGATTTTGCCGGTAAGCAGTCATTTTGGAAGGCATTGAAACCACCAGCAAAGGATAAATGTGGGGAACTTCTGTCATCGCTTTGCTATCACCCCTCAAACTCTATTTTGACGTTGACATTAATCAAAGCGAGGAACCTAAAAGCTAAGGATATAAACGGAAAATCAG ATCCCTATGTTAAGGTTTGGCTACAGTTTGGAGACAAGCGAGtggagaaaagaaaaacacctATATTTACATGTACATTAAATCCAGTGTTTAACGAATCATTCAGTTTCAACGTTCCATGGGAAAAAATAAGAGAATGCTCTTTGGATGTTATGGTGATGGATTTTGATAACATTGGCCGGAATGAGTTAATAGGACGAATCCTATTAGCCG gAAAGAATGGTTCTGGGGCGTCGGAAACTAAACATTGGCAGGACATGATCTCAAAGCCGAGACAAACAGTAGTACAATGGCATCGCTTAAAACCTGAGTAA